The sequence acaagaacctactgtatagcacagggacctatattcaataccttataTTACTGGATCAATAtagtaataaactataatggaaaagaatctgaatatctatagatatatatagatatatatatagatatatatataactgaatcactttgctgtacacctgaatcattgtaaatcaactatacttcagttttaaaagtacgtatatacataaaaatgtgaATGGGAGAGAAAGAGCATCTTAACAAGGATTTCTATGTTCTGTGCATCCCCTTCACAGTGTTTGAGCAAAGCTAGTAAAGAATTTGAGTTCGTTATTTATAAATTCCTTTGGGGTTTCTAGGACTGGAACAAATGCTTTATAAGCAGGGCATTATGTGGTCATTAATATAATTGTTGAGATCTGCCCCTGGACCAGCATCACTGAGGCGGACTAGATTTATTTCTGCCGCACACAGCGCCCCCTTCTGACTCACCTAGCTCATTCCTCTTTTTGTCTTGAGCCCGCCGATGTGGCTTATCCTGGAGGGAGAGACCAAGAAAGCAAGTATCGCTACCTGTGCCCAGCCTGAGGGCTCCTCAGCCCTTATCTGAGCACCCAGCAAAGAGCCATGCCCACTGCCAAGGGCTCCCGGGTCCTGCCTTCCCTACCCGCCCCCCTGATTTTCCACGCACAGAAAGGAGCATGGGGGTCTTACCTTCTTCATAGTTCCTGCAAAATCTATGAGAGGGTAAAGGAAATACTAGTTAGAATGGGAACCCCCCACCCTCCATGCAGAAGCAAGCCCACCTCCCAACTTCAGTCTCCTGGTACCTTGCCCGTGTCGACCACATGGAGGGACCCTCCCCAGACACTCCTTGTGTGCAGGTGCACGGCACCGCTGGCAACGGTAGCCCTGATAGAAAGTGCCTCTGGGATGCAGGGAGAAGATAAAGAAGAGAGTCAGTGATGTTGAATGAACACAGCCAATCGTTTTACCAACAACATAAAGGGCCCCTTTGTGTTCTCTTTAGAGCAGGAcagagatggagaaactaaagGTCAAAGGAGGGCCTCCCCCCTCCCAACTCAGGGCCATGACAGTCAAAGAGGAAGAGCCAACCCAGCCCAGGACCCAGGTCCATCCTCCCAGACTCCCACCTCAGCAGCATCTGGCAAGCCTTGCAGGACGTGGTGTCCTCAAAGGAAAACATCTGGAAGTCATGCCCGTTGGCAGTGGCGTTCTCGGGGTAGATGTTGGAGCTGGTGAGGGAAGATAATTCCATGCAATGGAACaggattcagccataaaagggaatggaGTACCAACACACGCTGCAGTGCGGATGGATGAAgacctcattctttttcatggccgaatactattccattgcatggatatgcCCTGTTGTGtttgtccatccatccactgaTGGACGTTTGCATTGTtgccaccttttggctgttgtgaatagtgttgcaatgaacatgggtgaaGACAGAAAgcggattagtggttgccaggggctgggagcaagggaaatggggagtgatcACTTAATGGTTGCAGGGTCTCCTTTGGGgtggatgaaaatgttctggaactggaTAGAGGTGATGGTCgcacattgtgaatgtactaaatgccattgaaatgtacactttaaaatggctatGTTTGGGGAACtctctgctggtccagtggttaggagtccgtgctttcactgccaagggcctgggttcgatccctgtgggggaactaagatcccacaagccgcgcagcacagccaaaaaaaaaaaaaaaaaatctaagtttttgttatgttaatttcacctcaagaaaaagaaggaagaggaaggatttTCAGGCTGGTGACTGAAGCTTACAAAGACTTGGCATTCTGGTGATGCATACAGCCTTAAAAGACTGTCCCTctcatttcccagatgaggaaactgagattcagagtgGTCCCATGGCAGAGATGAGACGACAGCACAGAATTGCCTCCCAGATCCTGCACCCAAATGCTACAGTCCTCTGAGGATagaaagatggaggaggagggtgtCTTACATGGCCATCTCGAACTGCTCCAACCATTTCTTCTTCAGTTCTCGTGTCTTGAAGAACAGCTCATAGCCCTGGGCACCTTGGTCCTCAATCAGGAGGAACATGTGAGTCCACTGCAGGGAAGCAGGGTTGAAAATGAAGGCACCTGCTCGGAAGAGGGTGGGACCACACGCCCATTGACCCTACCACTGTGGGGAGAAAAGGGTCAAGCCAACTACAGCCTGTCTGCTCCCAGGAGAGCCATGCATGGGTTACCATGCAAAGGGCTGCCCAGGAGAAGCAATACACGTTCACAAATCTAAAATCACACAACACACGCACTGGCGTTCCAAAGGCCAAGTGGAGAGCTCCAGCTGCATTGAGGCTCCCCAGCACTGAGGTTCCCCAGTTACAGCCTCCAAGCCTCACCTTCTTGTTGTCCCGCTCTCCGGAGGAGTCATCTCTAACCTGGAAGCTGTGCAGGTTCACAAAGTCCTTGAGGTCGTAGGTGTCCCCTCGGCGCTTACAGATGAGCAGAGCTTTGTCGAGCAGGAAGGCGTACCTGGAAGCAGCTGGGTCAGGTGCCCCTGTCGGGCTCCTCCTTAAGTCCCCACCAGCTCTCTGCCTGATCCCCTCCCACCTTCTGGGCCCCCGCCCTGCTGTCCATCTAGGATTCCTGCCCTTTTCGTCCTCTGTGGCCAACTTGGCCTTGCCTACCTCACCCACGTGATCCTTACAGGTCCTGCCACCTGTCGTTCTTGGCTCCTCCCACGCATCCATGCTGGCTCTGCCCCGCCTCTCCATCTAGGCTCCACCCACTGGTCTGTGTGGCCTCACCCACCTGTCTATCTAGAAATAGGGCCAAGCCCCTGCCCAGACTCCACTCCAGATCCGTGTTGGCTCTGTCCACCTGCCTAACTAGTAGCCTGGCCCCGCCCCTgtccaggctccaccccagataCGTGCTGGCTCCGCCCACCTGTCCATCTTGGAGCGCCGCTCCACAGAAGTGATCTTGAGCTCGCCATCGATCTTGGGTCGGCCATAGTGGGCCAGAGACTGGTCCTACACAGCAAACAGCGTGTCTGGTAAGGGGCCACGCAGGAGACCAAACCCCCTCTCCACGTGGCCACGGCCCTGGCCATGCCCGCCTCACCAGGTTCTCGATGGACAGTTGGAAGTTGGTGATCTGCCTCAGCGTCTCGTTGTCACGCTTGACCTCGTTCACGCACTGTGCCAggtcctgggggtgggagaggggtgaGCCTGGGCACCCCCCATCTGGCCGGAGACAGGGGGTCAGCCCCCAGCAGCGGCTGGCAGAAGGATGTCACTGTCCCCAAGGGCGACGCTGCGAATAACTCACTCGGCGGAGAGGTGTGTCCCCGTGCGGTGGAGGCAGGGGTGGCCCGTGGGTATGACCGTGCCTGGATGGTACTCACTGACTTGAATgcgtatgtgtctgtgtgtccccGTCACCCCTGTGTGTGACCACTCACCCTCATGGCATCCAGGGCCAGCCGCAAGTTCTCCTTCTCCGTTGCGTCCTGCGTGTGTTTCACCAGCTCCTGCGTGACCCACAGAGATGTATATCACCCCGGGCCTCTGCCGTCTCATCCTGGGGAGCCTTCCAAACAAGCCTGGCCCAccagctccttcctcctccttctgctGTCCGTAGAGGCATGGCCCCAATGACCCCACCCAGAGAGGGGAGCCCAGCCCCCAGGAGCCCTTGCAGGGAGGTCGATGTGCCAAACCCACGCCTGGGCGCCCCCTTGGGCACCTGGAgaaggaggtgatatttgaggaCCCGCTGCATGGGCACCATCAGCAAGTCCCGTAAGGTGAACCTCCCGTTGTTCGCTCGCTGAGAACATTCCTGGGAGATTGGAGAAAGAGGTGAGTGAGAAGAGGTAGAGGCAGGTGGGGATTTTTATAGAACCTGAAGCTTCATCTCTCTCCCCCaaggaaataaggaagaatgCCACGGGGTGAGGGGTGGTTTAAGACCCAGCTGGAAGGCTGCCTGGGGAAGAGGTCCAGGATTCCTCAGCTGAGGGGGGCTGCAGAGGGGGAGATCGACAGGTCTGGAGGGTCCCCACCGTGGAGACCAAAGAAGCTGATGGACGGCACACACAAGCCATTCCTCAGCATCCCTGCCCTGTCTGTGCTCCCACTAGACACACGGGTCCAGGGTGGGGTTCAGTCCAGGATCAGTGCTCAGCCCAGGATCAGGACTTGGCTGGGATCGGGGTTCTGTGTGAAGTTGGGGTTCAGCCCAGACTTGGGGCACAGCCAGGGTTGGAGCTCTGGCTGGGGTTCAGTGTGCCCTCAGAGTTCAGATCAGGGTCAGGACCTCAGCCTGGCATCAGGGCTCAGCCCAGAGTCAGGGTTTAGCTGGGGTTAGGGCTCAGCATTCTGGTCCATCTCCTCCTGGTCCATTTCTCCCAGCTGGCTAGTCAGTACCACCCTCCCCAGACCTTCAGCGGGCCAACTTCTGGCTGGGCTGCAACAGAAAGGGATGCCATCTCCAGCTCAGTTTCCTCTCTACTGCCCCTGGAGCCTGGGAAGGAgtgggagacacacacacacacacacagaaagatgtagcccatccccccacctccagcttcaTCTGCACATCCTCCCGGGCTGTAGCCACACGGTCCAGGTGCTTGCTGGCCGACTCCACCTGGCTGCAGTAGCGGCCATAGATGAGGAACCTGCGGGAAGAGGACATGTGGCCGCGGAATGGCAGCTGGCACCAAGGTCAGGCAGATCTGGGTGTcagtcccagccccacctcttccCAGCTGCATGAcgctgagcctcagtctccctgtctgtaaaatggtcaTAACAATGgcacgccacacacacacacacacacacacacacacacacacacacacgtggggTTATTATAGCATCAAATGAGATAAAGCACAAGAAGCTCTTATCAGAGCACCTGGTGTATCGTCTCTGCTCAACGTTCActtatttaataagcatttattgatcacctactgtgtgccgaGCCCCACGTTAAGCACTTTAAGCATTAATTTACTCCATCCTCACCACAACCCCAGGAGATACGTTCCTGGATCACActgattttatagatgtggaagcggaagcacagagaggttaagtgactttccaaTGCCACACAGCTCTCAAGAGGAAGAGCTGGGAATTTAACCAGAGCCCCTTGCCCATGAGCAAAGAAGGAAAAGCCCTCTCTGTCCAGTGGCCTATGAGGGTAGGGCCTCCCAAATGCCCACTCAGGGCAGGGTGACTTCCAGAGGTCTGGGCTGGCCAGCTGGGTCTCACCTCTCCTTGTATTTGATGAAGACCTGGTAGAGGGTGGGTGCACTGGGGTTGGCCAGGGCTTCCTTCAGCTCCTTTAGGAAGTGGGTGTGCACGCGAAGCAGGTCCTACTCGGAGAGAGGGGTAAGGGCTGGGGCGGGAGCCTGGGGCTCGGGCTGCCGGGTGGGAGAAGGGTCATCCACCCACCCTATGTCATTCATCTTCCACACCCCACACTCCAGGGACAGGTGAAGCCAGCAGACCATCCCCACTGGACAGAAGTCTGGGAGGGCGGGCATTGGTCAGTTCACCTCAATGTTGATGAAGATGATCTCAACGTCTTGGGGTTTAAGGAACCGCTGCAAGGGCTTCATAAAATGCtgtgggggggttgggggagacaAGGATGAAGGATGAAGGAGTCCCAGAGAGAcggggaggaggagacagagacagaaagggacgAACAGAAACACAGAGACTGAGCGCGAGAGAGAAATGtgtagagagaaagagacagaggcaaggaaacagaaaaggagagaaaagggagatggGAAAAAAGTCCACACGAAAACCTGTACCAGATGGTTCAGAGCAGAATTAGTCATCAGAGCCCCAAGGTGGACACAACCCAGATGTCTGTCAAGGGatgaatgaataacaaaatgtggtccatccatgaaaaggagtgaagcactgacacacgctacaatgtggatgaaccctgaaaacatgtTGTTCAGTGAGAGAAGCGAGACACAACACACCACACGGTGTATGagtccatttaaatgaaatgtctagaataagtaaatccacagagacagaaagtagattagtggtggccaggggctggggagaatgGGGGTTTAAGGGGTGATGGCTAAGGGATATGGGTTTTCTTTGGGGGATGCTGAAAATGTTCTcaatttgggaattccctggcggtccagtggttaggactccgcactctcactgccgagggcctgggttcaatccctggtctgggaactaaagtcccacaagccgcgcagtgCAGGCCCCCGCCcactccccaccaaaaaaaaaaaaagaaagaaaaaactgttctaaaattaagCAGTGgtacacaacgttgtaaatcaactgtacttcaataaaaatgttaaaataaactgtggtgatggtttcacacccttgtgaatataccaaaaaacattaaattatagATGTTAAATGGGTGAAATGTATGGTATATTgattaaatctcaataaaacggttaaaaaaaagagatggccAAAGGACAAAGAGGAACTAGAGAGTGAGAGACAGTAACAGAGATGGACGGACAGAGATGAGGATACAGGAAAAGATAGAGACAGGGATAAACAgacacagaaggagagagagataaaCAGAGGAAGAAGTAgggagagacacagaaggacCAGAGacgaggagagacagagaaatacaaagcagtGGGGACAGGTAAGAGCCCCAGGCCCGCATGGGACGGATGACGCCTCTCCGCTCCGCGCATGCGCATGGCAGGGGCGGGGACTGAGCATCACACCTGTTGGATGGAGCCCAGCGTGTCCGTGTACTTCTCTTCCGTCTGCTGGATCTCCCGCAGACAGCAGCACCGCTTGTCATACTCTGTCATCTTGGGCTGAGAGCGGAGAGGAGAGGCCGGTGTTGGGGTGTCCGGGGCCGCGCCCCACCCATGCACCTGCCCCGCCAGGCCCTGCTCTCCAACACACCGGCATGGGCACCGGCTCTGTGCGCATGAGGTCCTCGTACACCTCGTCGCCCTCCGCCTCCTCGTTCTCCACGCAGTCGTACAGGTCCTCATCGTCCTCCACCGTGTCGCTGTGGAGGCGGAGTCAGGCAGGGCCAGTGGCTTCCCCCAGACCAGGGACCCTTCTGATCCCCTGGGGCAAGGTGCCGTCCCCTCAGACCCCCTGGGGCAGAGCCATGTCCCCTCAGACACTCAGAGCAGGATGCTGATCCCCTCATACCCCAGGGCAGGGTCTTGGTCCCCTCAGATCCCCCAGGGCAAGGTCCTGTTCCCTCAGACCCCCCGGGGCAGGGTCGTGGTCCCAGACACTCACTCGATCTGGTCGGACA comes from Tursiops truncatus isolate mTurTru1 chromosome 3, mTurTru1.mat.Y, whole genome shotgun sequence and encodes:
- the VAV1 gene encoding proto-oncogene vav isoform X2, which encodes MELWRQCTHWLIQCRVLPPSHRVTWDGAQVCELAQALRDGVLLCQLLNNLLPQAINLREVNLRPQMSQFLCLKNIRTFLSTCYEKFGLKRSELFEAFDLFDVQDFGKVIYTLSALSWTPIAQNKGIMPFPTEEESVGDEDIYSGLSDQIDDTVEDDEDLYDCVENEEAEGDEVYEDLMRTEPVPMPPKMTEYDKRCCCLREIQQTEEKYTDTLGSIQQHFMKPLQRFLKPQDVEIIFINIEDLLRVHTHFLKELKEALANPSAPTLYQVFIKYKERFLIYGRYCSQVESASKHLDRVATAREDVQMKLEECSQRANNGRFTLRDLLMVPMQRVLKYHLLLQELVKHTQDATEKENLRLALDAMRDLAQCVNEVKRDNETLRQITNFQLSIENLDQSLAHYGRPKIDGELKITSVERRSKMDRYAFLLDKALLICKRRGDTYDLKDFVNLHSFQVRDDSSGERDNKKWTHMFLLIEDQGAQGYELFFKTRELKKKWLEQFEMAISNIYPENATANGHDFQMFSFEDTTSCKACQMLLRGTFYQGYRCQRCRAPAHKECLGRVPPCGRHGQDFAGTMKKDKPHRRAQDKKRNELGLPKMEVCQEYYGLPPPPGAIGPFLRLSPGDIVELTKAEAEQNWWEGRNTSTNEVGWFPCNRVKPYVHGPPQDLSVHLWYAGPMERAAAEGILTNRSDGTFLVRQRVKDAAEFAISIKYNVEVKHIKIMTAEGLYRITEKKAFRGLMELVEFYQQNSLKDCFKSLDTTLQFPFKEPERRAISKPPGSTKYFGTAKARYDFCARDRSELSLKEGDIIKILNKKGQQGWWRGEIYGRVGWFPSNYVEEDYSEYC
- the VAV1 gene encoding proto-oncogene vav isoform X1 is translated as MELWRQCTHWLIQCRVLPPSHRVTWDGAQVCELAQALRDGVLLCQLLNNLLPQAINLREVNLRPQMSQFLCLKNIRTFLSTCYEKFGLKRSELFEAFDLFDVQDFGKVIYTLSALSWTPIAQNKGIMPFPTEEESVGDEDIYSGLSDQIDDTVEDDEDLYDCVENEEAEGDEVYEDLMRTEPVPMPPKMTEYDKRCCCLREIQQTEEKYTDTLGSIQQHFMKPLQRFLKPQDVEIIFINIEDLLRVHTHFLKELKEALANPSAPTLYQVFIKYKERFLIYGRYCSQVESASKHLDRVATAREDVQMKLEECSQRANNGRFTLRDLLMVPMQRVLKYHLLLQELVKHTQDATEKENLRLALDAMRDLAQCVNEVKRDNETLRQITNFQLSIENLDQSLAHYGRPKIDGELKITSVERRSKMDRYAFLLDKALLICKRRGDTYDLKDFVNLHSFQVRDDSSGERDNKKWTHMFLLIEDQGAQGYELFFKTRELKKKWLEQFEMAISNIYPENATANGHDFQMFSFEDTTSCKACQMLLRGTFYQGYRCQRCRAPAHKECLGRVPPCGRHGQDFAGTMKKDKPHRRAQDKKRNELGLPKMEVCQEYYGLPPPPGAIGPFLRLSPGDIVELTKAEAEQNWWEGRNTSTNEVGWFPCNRVKPYVHGPPQDLSVHLWYAGPMERAAAEGILTNRSDGTFLVRQRVKDAAEFAISIKYNVEVKHIKIMTAEGLYRITEKKAFRGLMELVEFYQQNSLKDCFKSLDTTLQFPFKEPERRAISKPPAGSTKYFGTAKARYDFCARDRSELSLKEGDIIKILNKKGQQGWWRGEIYGRVGWFPSNYVEEDYSEYC
- the VAV1 gene encoding proto-oncogene vav isoform X3, whose translation is MELWRQCTHWLIQCRVLPPSHRVTWDGAQVCELAQALRDGVLLCQLLNNLLPQAINLREVNLRPQMSQFLCLKNIRTFLSTCYEKFGLKRSELFEAFDLFDVQDFGKVIYTLSALSWTPIAQNKGIMPFPTEEESVGDEDIYSGLSDQIDDTVEDDEDLYDCVENEEAEGDEVYEDLMRTEPVPMPPKMTEYDKRCCCLREIQQTEEKYTDTLGSIQQHFMKPLQRFLKPQDVEIIFINIEDLLRVHTHFLKELKEALANPSAPTLYQVFIKYKERFLIYGRYCSQVESASKHLDRVATAREDVQMKLEECSQRANNGRFTLRDLLMVPMQRVLKYHLLLQELVKHTQDATEKENLRLALDAMRDLAQCVNEVKRDNETLRQITNFQLSIENLDQSLAHYGRPKIDGELKITSVERRSKMDRYAFLLDKALLICKRRGDTYDLKDFVNLHSFQWTHMFLLIEDQGAQGYELFFKTRELKKKWLEQFEMAISNIYPENATANGHDFQMFSFEDTTSCKACQMLLRGTFYQGYRCQRCRAPAHKECLGRVPPCGRHGQDFAGTMKKDKPHRRAQDKKRNELGLPKMEVCQEYYGLPPPPGAIGPFLRLSPGDIVELTKAEAEQNWWEGRNTSTNEVGWFPCNRVKPYVHGPPQDLSVHLWYAGPMERAAAEGILTNRSDGTFLVRQRVKDAAEFAISIKYNVEVKHIKIMTAEGLYRITEKKAFRGLMELVEFYQQNSLKDCFKSLDTTLQFPFKEPERRAISKPPAGSTKYFGTAKARYDFCARDRSELSLKEGDIIKILNKKGQQGWWRGEIYGRVGWFPSNYVEEDYSEYC